In one Liolophura sinensis isolate JHLJ2023 chromosome 11, CUHK_Ljap_v2, whole genome shotgun sequence genomic region, the following are encoded:
- the LOC135478125 gene encoding sodium-dependent glucose transporter 1C-like: MESDELVTKKEGSKDKEAPQKASYAYKLFQTANLGIGQFITGIAVGLGGTTYLDLLQITGSDVQNGSLIFTAAGVGGIVGSVASGPLFKKFPLEAMFAVSLLFTGLLTAVTPWMPDLVYLITVTLAGWIGIALIEAALPLLVTGLWKSKDASFTHALYLCYAVGGIVGPVLAEPFLSTTTTLSGSSLNTSNSIGNSTIALSETRIQVPFFIVGLTYEIIAVVWFGIYVKNRNTPKTYDEDEYESMDKSDNVSQKQQLVVLFLIGLFFTLYDGIENCFHDFLMTFLVKAFGWTKSNGAWALTVFWCGYTGCKVCGVGLAKVISPGTLMLICLAGMNICLSLWIAFCNVYSAISWPMIALIGSFMSVVFPAGISFTNSYQSGISSKMMAWIMTCADIGNTLNPILVGYLMQNASPMTFLYVLIAETAACLCVMLVVAGIVFMPKVRSYTQEKM; encoded by the exons GGCATCGCGGTTGGACTGGGCGGGACAACTTATTTGGACTTACTGCAAATAACAGGTTCGGATGTACAGAATGGGTCCTTGATATTCACGGCTGCTGGTGTCGGTGGGATCGTCGGATCAGTTGCTTCCGGTCCACTCTTCAAAAAGTTCCCTCTTGAAGCAATGTTTGCGGTTTCCTTACTCTTTACAGGGCTCCTCACCGCTGTCACTCCCTGGATGCCAGATTTAGTCTACTTGATCACAGTCACTTTAGCAGGATGGATAGGAATTGCCTTAATAGAGGCGG CTTTACCTCTGCTGGTCACTGGATTGTGGAAAAGCAAAGATGCCTCCTTCACCCATGCTTTGTATCTGTGCTATGCTGTAGGTGGAATAGTTGGTCCAGTTCTAGCAGAACCTTTCTTGTCTACAACGACCACGCTGTCAGGGTCATCACTCAACACATCTAACTCTATTGGTAACTCCACCATAGCACTATCAGAAACTCGAATACAAGTACCGTTCTTCATTGTCGGGCTGACTTATGAGATTATTGCCGTTGTTTGGTTCGGGATTTACGTGAAAAATCGAAACACACCCAAGACTTATGACGAGGACGAATACGAATCAATGGACAAGAGCGACAACGTTTCGCAAAAGCAGCAGCTTGTCGTGCTTTTCCTTATCGGGCTATTCTTCACGTTGTATGATGGTATCGAAAACTGCTTCCACGACTTCTTGATGACTTTCTTAGTGAAGGCGTTTGGGTGGACAAAATCTAATGGAGCATGGGCGCTAACTGTGTTTTGGTGTGGTTATACAGGTTGTAAAGTCTGCGGTGTCGGCCTGGCAAAAGTTATCTCCCCAGGTACATTGATGTTGATATGCTTAGCCGGAATGAACATATGCCTGTCGTTATGGATCGCATTCTGCAATGTGTACAGCGCTATCTCATGGCCCATGATTGCTCTGATAGGTTCGTTTATGTCAGTGGTTTTCCCTGCGGGAATTTCCTTTACTAATTCTTATCAGTCTGGAATATCCAGCAAAATGATGGCATGGATTATGACTTGTGCTGATATTGGTAATACTCTGAATCCCATATTGGTGGGCTATTTAATGCAGAACGCTTCTCCCAtgactttcctttatgttttgATTGCTGAAACGGCTGCATGTCTCTGTGTAATGTTGGTGGTAGCTGGTATTGTCTTCATGCCAAAAGTTCGTTCATACACTCAGGAAAAGATGTAA
- the LOC135477922 gene encoding calmodulin-like, translating into MSNLTPAERKNCEECFKKADKSGDGKLSIQEMVGLIRSLGWSEKQFPDKDICDWFLEVDTDKSHSVDLNEFLTVCSKRPRTEINEANLRRTFKEFDKDGSGNVSASELKAALAKCEIKLSDAEVDQMIKAVDTSGDGQVSVEEFLAVFKKD; encoded by the exons ATGTCTAACCTCACTCCGGCAGAGAGAAAGAACTGTGAAGAGTGCTTTAAGAAAGCGGACAAAAGCGGTGACGGGAAACTGTCTATCCAGGAGATGGTGGGGTTGATCCGCTCCCTGGGGTGGTCCGAGAAACAGTTCCCAGACAAGGATATCTGT GACTGGTTTCTGGAGGTTGACACGGACAAAAGTCATTCAGTCGACTTGAATGAATTCCTCACTGTCTGCTCAAAGCGACCACGCACGGAGATAAA TGAAGCCAACCTACGACGCACCTTTAAAGAGTTTGACAAGGACGGCAGTGGGAATGTGTCCGCCAGCGAGTTGAAGGCTGCTCTGGCCAAATGCGAGATCAAATTGTCTGACGCAGAGGTAGACCAGATGATCAAGGCTGTAGACACCTCTGGAGACGGCCAAGTCAGCGTGGAGGAATTTCTGGCCGTATTTAAAAAAGATTGA